Proteins encoded by one window of Actinocorallia herbida:
- a CDS encoding NAD(P)-dependent oxidoreductase, producing the protein MRVTVFGATGKIGRLVVDQLLAHGHHVVAFARDPSKVHRTDPHLTVITGQLSDTDAVGRAVTGSDAVVSALGPSLKRSTPAGPLAAGTRTIVDAMKAAGVRRIIGLATPSLADPRDARHWKHTVLPVMARLAFPNALTDLGRMTEAITGSGLDYTIARITNPTDKPGTGRIRAGYLGHDKIGSAMSRADIAAFLIGQLTDPRYSRSMPAISN; encoded by the coding sequence ATGCGCGTCACCGTCTTCGGAGCCACCGGCAAGATCGGCCGCCTGGTCGTCGACCAGCTCCTGGCTCACGGCCACCATGTCGTCGCCTTCGCCCGCGACCCCTCCAAAGTGCACCGCACCGACCCCCACTTGACCGTGATCACCGGTCAGCTGTCCGACACCGACGCCGTCGGCCGCGCCGTCACCGGCAGCGACGCCGTCGTCAGCGCGCTCGGCCCGTCGCTGAAGCGCTCCACCCCGGCCGGGCCGCTCGCCGCCGGTACCCGCACCATCGTCGATGCGATGAAGGCCGCCGGAGTCCGGCGGATCATCGGCCTCGCCACCCCCTCCCTCGCGGACCCGCGCGATGCCAGGCACTGGAAGCACACCGTCCTGCCGGTCATGGCCCGCCTGGCCTTCCCCAACGCCCTCACCGACTTGGGCCGAATGACCGAGGCGATCACCGGCTCCGGCCTCGACTACACCATCGCCCGCATCACCAACCCCACCGACAAGCCCGGCACCGGCCGCATCCGCGCCGGATACCTCGGCCACGACAAGATCGGCTCCGCCATGAGCCGCGCCGACATCGCCGCCTTCCTCATCGGCCAGCTCACCGACCCCCGCTACAGCCGCTCCATGCCCGCCATCAGCAACTAG
- a CDS encoding LLM class flavin-dependent oxidoreductase, with amino-acid sequence MTFELGVYSFGNTPRQADGSRGPTAQAIRDVLEAIKLADEVGLDYFGVGEHHMRTMPLSSPTSLINAAAAATSRIKLSTAVTVLPTDDPIRVFQQLATAAALAPGRIELVAGRGSSTITFPLFDHDENDYDMLFASKLELLMAVNASENVTWHGPHRTRPLQNATIFPRPEQPLKIWLGTGGSPGSVYRAVELGLPMFLGILGGTPEHWAQYGHAYRKAWTQAGHPAEQADIAVAVHGFVADTGAQARSTYLEYEHRMMADGMAELGRPAPRRADRSAALGPGGMVFAGGPDEIADRILHLHGLLSHTRQILQMDVGGMPQRDVLRGIELLGTKVLPQIRAELARPRTA; translated from the coding sequence ATGACCTTCGAACTCGGCGTCTACTCCTTCGGCAACACCCCGCGCCAGGCCGACGGAAGCCGCGGCCCCACCGCCCAGGCCATCCGCGACGTGCTGGAGGCCATCAAACTCGCCGACGAGGTCGGGCTGGACTACTTCGGCGTGGGCGAGCACCACATGCGGACCATGCCGCTGTCCTCGCCCACCTCCCTCATCAACGCCGCAGCAGCCGCCACCAGCCGGATCAAGCTCAGTACCGCGGTCACCGTCCTGCCGACCGACGACCCCATCCGCGTCTTCCAGCAACTCGCCACCGCCGCCGCCCTCGCCCCCGGACGCATCGAACTCGTCGCCGGACGCGGATCGTCCACCATCACGTTCCCGCTGTTCGACCACGACGAGAACGACTACGACATGCTCTTCGCCTCCAAGCTGGAGCTGCTCATGGCAGTCAACGCGAGCGAGAACGTCACCTGGCACGGCCCCCACCGCACACGCCCCCTCCAGAACGCCACGATCTTCCCGCGGCCCGAGCAGCCGCTGAAGATCTGGCTCGGTACCGGCGGCAGCCCCGGCTCGGTCTACCGCGCCGTCGAACTCGGGCTCCCGATGTTCCTGGGCATCCTCGGCGGCACACCCGAGCACTGGGCCCAGTACGGGCACGCCTACCGCAAAGCCTGGACCCAGGCCGGCCACCCCGCCGAGCAAGCCGACATCGCGGTCGCCGTGCACGGCTTCGTCGCCGACACCGGCGCCCAGGCCCGCTCCACCTACCTGGAGTACGAGCACCGCATGATGGCCGACGGCATGGCCGAACTGGGCCGCCCGGCCCCGCGCCGGGCCGACCGCTCCGCGGCCCTCGGCCCCGGCGGCATGGTCTTCGCCGGCGGCCCCGACGAGATCGCCGACCGCATCCTCCACCTCCACGGCCTGCTCAGCCACACTCGCCAGATCCTCCAGATGGACGTCGGCGGCATGCCCCAGCGCGATGTCCTGCGCGGCATCGAACTGCTCGGCACGAAGGTGCTCCCGCAGATCCGCGCCGAACTCGCCCGGCCCCGGACGGCCTAG
- a CDS encoding MMPL family transporter: MATLLYRLGRASFRHRTRVLALWLAMLALGGVAAGLLHGQTSERFTIPASESQTALDHLGERFPGAHLDGGTANAVFAAPEGRKITHPDVRAAVESTLQAVRAHDDRVVSVSDPYGAKTLSAGRTHAMAQIGYSVAAQDVGETGREALQEAAAQARQAGLEVEFSGPVYQENPGVGPMEAIGVLVAFVVLFITLGSMVAAGLPILTALIGVMVGLCGILAATGFTELSSATPVLALMLGLAVGIDYALFIVSRYRQELAAGHPHDEAASRAVGTAGGAVVFAGLTVVIALVGLVVIGIPFLTAMGLAAAGTVTISVLIALTLLPAMLGFAGARIGPAAARHRVTRGQRWGRFVTGRPALVLSAGLLAVGAMAVPALSLQLNMPDDGVAATDTTQRAAYDMIEERFGPGANGPLLVEVDTGKGGAGVAATEATRIISAFDGVAAVAPPTVNAAGDTAIIVVMPKTGPTDETTKELVTAIRGTADDFRQSQDAELRVTGQVAVNIDLSEAVADALPTYLLVVVGLAIVLLTVVFRSVLVPLKAALGFLLSVAASFGAVVAVFQWGWLADVFGVHEAAPVPSLLPIILIGVLFGLAMDYEVFLVSRIHEAHTHGSTPREAIEEGIGHSARVITAAALIMFAVFAGFVMLDNPMIKAMAFGLAVGVLVDAFIVRMALIPAAMALLGKAAWWIPRALDRRLPHLDIEGTDLESALAPPLPDKEPAGTV; encoded by the coding sequence GTGGCCACACTGCTGTACCGACTCGGAAGGGCATCCTTCCGCCACCGCACGCGCGTGCTCGCGCTGTGGCTGGCGATGCTCGCGCTCGGCGGTGTCGCCGCCGGGCTCCTGCACGGACAGACCTCGGAGCGGTTCACGATCCCCGCCTCCGAGTCCCAGACCGCGCTCGACCACCTGGGCGAACGCTTCCCCGGCGCCCACCTGGACGGCGGTACGGCCAACGCCGTCTTCGCCGCGCCCGAAGGCCGGAAGATCACCCACCCGGACGTCAGAGCGGCGGTCGAGAGCACGCTCCAGGCCGTCCGCGCCCACGACGACCGGGTCGTGTCCGTGAGCGACCCCTATGGGGCCAAGACGCTGTCGGCGGGCCGGACCCACGCGATGGCGCAGATCGGCTACTCGGTCGCGGCCCAGGACGTCGGCGAAACGGGCCGGGAAGCGCTCCAGGAGGCTGCCGCGCAAGCACGCCAGGCCGGCCTCGAGGTGGAGTTCAGCGGGCCGGTCTACCAGGAGAACCCCGGTGTCGGGCCGATGGAGGCCATCGGAGTGCTGGTCGCCTTCGTCGTCCTGTTCATCACGCTCGGCTCCATGGTCGCGGCCGGACTGCCGATCCTCACCGCGCTCATCGGGGTCATGGTCGGCCTGTGCGGCATCCTCGCCGCCACCGGCTTCACCGAACTCAGCTCGGCCACGCCCGTCCTGGCGCTCATGCTGGGGCTCGCGGTCGGCATCGACTACGCGCTCTTCATCGTCTCCCGCTATCGGCAGGAACTCGCTGCGGGACACCCGCACGATGAGGCGGCGAGCCGGGCCGTGGGCACCGCCGGGGGAGCCGTGGTGTTCGCGGGCCTGACCGTCGTCATCGCACTCGTCGGCCTCGTCGTCATCGGAATCCCGTTCCTCACCGCGATGGGCCTCGCCGCGGCCGGGACCGTCACGATCTCCGTCCTGATCGCGTTGACCCTGCTCCCTGCGATGCTGGGATTCGCCGGCGCCCGAATCGGGCCCGCGGCGGCGCGGCACCGGGTGACGCGAGGGCAGCGCTGGGGACGGTTCGTCACAGGACGCCCGGCCCTCGTCCTCTCGGCGGGGCTGCTGGCGGTCGGCGCCATGGCGGTCCCGGCCCTGTCGCTCCAGCTGAACATGCCGGATGACGGCGTCGCCGCCACCGACACCACCCAGCGCGCGGCCTACGACATGATCGAGGAGCGCTTCGGTCCGGGGGCCAACGGCCCGCTGCTCGTCGAGGTGGACACCGGCAAGGGCGGTGCAGGCGTCGCCGCCACGGAGGCGACCCGGATCATCAGCGCGTTCGACGGTGTGGCCGCGGTCGCGCCGCCGACCGTCAACGCCGCCGGGGACACCGCCATCATCGTCGTCATGCCCAAGACCGGCCCGACCGACGAGACGACCAAGGAGCTCGTCACCGCCATCCGGGGCACGGCCGACGACTTCCGCCAGAGCCAGGACGCCGAACTGCGGGTGACGGGACAGGTCGCCGTCAACATCGACCTCTCCGAGGCCGTCGCCGACGCTCTGCCGACCTACCTGCTGGTGGTCGTCGGCCTCGCCATCGTTCTGCTCACCGTGGTCTTCCGCTCCGTGCTGGTCCCGCTGAAGGCCGCGCTGGGCTTCCTGCTGTCGGTGGCGGCCTCCTTCGGAGCCGTGGTCGCGGTGTTCCAATGGGGCTGGCTCGCGGACGTCTTCGGTGTGCACGAGGCCGCCCCGGTCCCCAGCCTCCTGCCGATCATCCTGATCGGTGTGCTCTTCGGCCTCGCCATGGACTACGAGGTCTTCCTCGTCTCCCGCATCCACGAGGCCCACACCCACGGCAGTACCCCGCGTGAGGCCATCGAGGAGGGCATCGGGCACAGCGCAAGGGTCATCACCGCCGCCGCCCTCATCATGTTCGCCGTCTTCGCCGGTTTCGTCATGCTCGACAACCCCATGATCAAGGCGATGGCCTTCGGTCTCGCCGTTGGCGTCCTCGTCGACGCGTTCATCGTCAGGATGGCCCTCATCCCCGCCGCGATGGCCCTGCTCGGCAAAGCCGCCTGGTGGATCCCCCGCGCCCTGGACAGACGCCTCCCGCACCTCGACATCGAAGGCACCGACCTGGAGTCCGCCCTCGCGCCCCCGCTCCCGGACAAGGAACCGGCCGGAACCGTGTGA
- a CDS encoding TetR/AcrR family transcriptional regulator: protein MQRPTRAQLNEGIVSTAARLFARQGYEATKLQQIAEEMGYSKAALLYHFKSKESLLVAAMEPPALAAEELLEDLEGLSAGPERDITVITRLLDLALEHRERLILFLSLAGSLGGAPEAERFAESADRVQALLVPPGAPFERRVQAAQMEGGMLAAVLKFTDVDIAELREPLLRGALRCMGLACAPESGA, encoded by the coding sequence ATGCAGCGTCCCACCAGAGCGCAACTGAACGAGGGGATCGTCTCCACGGCCGCCCGGCTCTTCGCCCGGCAGGGATACGAGGCGACGAAGCTCCAGCAGATCGCCGAAGAGATGGGCTACTCCAAGGCGGCGCTCCTCTACCACTTCAAGTCCAAGGAATCCCTGCTCGTCGCCGCCATGGAACCCCCGGCCCTGGCGGCGGAGGAACTACTGGAGGACCTGGAGGGGCTGTCGGCCGGACCCGAGCGCGACATCACGGTGATCACCCGCCTCCTCGACCTGGCGCTGGAGCACCGGGAGCGGCTGATCCTCTTCCTGAGCCTGGCCGGCTCGCTCGGCGGGGCCCCCGAAGCCGAGCGGTTCGCCGAGAGCGCCGACCGCGTTCAGGCGCTCCTCGTCCCGCCCGGCGCACCGTTCGAGCGCCGTGTCCAGGCCGCGCAGATGGAGGGCGGGATGCTCGCGGCGGTGCTGAAGTTCACCGACGTCGACATCGCTGAGCTGCGCGAGCCCCTGCTGCGGGGCGCCCTGCGCTGCATGGGGCTGGCGTGCGCACCCGAATCCGGCGCCTGA
- a CDS encoding SDR family NAD(P)-dependent oxidoreductase, producing the protein MPTIAIVGAGPGMGLAIARTFGAQGFDVALVARNKEKLDGLVARLGAEGVTAAAFTADVLDRASLTAALAAAADRFGGIDVLEYSPAPQVSDPALAPVPPTAASPENLQSQIEYYLYGGVAAAQAVLPAMREAGAGTLLFTTGGGSVNPIPMLGNVNAAAAALRNWVLNLHNELTGSGIYAAHVAIGVWIGEGGPAGFPSASAEEIAPLYWDLYAKRDQAETVFLG; encoded by the coding sequence ATGCCCACGATCGCCATCGTCGGCGCGGGTCCCGGTATGGGCCTGGCCATCGCCCGGACGTTCGGAGCCCAGGGCTTCGATGTCGCGCTCGTCGCGCGCAACAAGGAGAAGCTGGACGGCCTGGTCGCCCGGTTGGGCGCGGAGGGCGTCACGGCGGCGGCGTTCACCGCGGACGTGCTGGACCGGGCGTCGCTCACCGCCGCGCTCGCCGCGGCCGCGGACCGGTTCGGCGGGATCGACGTGCTGGAGTACTCGCCGGCCCCGCAGGTGTCGGACCCGGCCCTGGCCCCGGTGCCTCCGACGGCCGCGTCGCCGGAGAACCTCCAGTCCCAGATCGAGTACTACCTGTACGGCGGGGTGGCCGCAGCCCAGGCGGTGCTGCCCGCGATGCGGGAGGCGGGTGCGGGGACCCTGCTGTTCACCACCGGCGGCGGTTCGGTGAACCCGATCCCGATGCTGGGCAACGTCAACGCGGCGGCGGCCGCCCTGCGCAACTGGGTCCTGAACCTGCACAACGAACTCACCGGCTCGGGCATCTACGCCGCCCACGTCGCGATCGGCGTCTGGATCGGCGAAGGCGGCCCTGCGGGCTTCCCCTCGGCCTCCGCCGAGGAGATCGCCCCTCTGTACTGGGACCTCTACGCCAAGCGCGACCAGGCCGAGACGGTCTTCCTCGGCTGA
- a CDS encoding SDR family NAD(P)-dependent oxidoreductase, whose translation MKLMEGRAGLVTGAAAGIGRAIALLFAAEGAKVVVSDINEAGGTETVDLITAAGGTASFLRADASVEEDARTLVAAVVDRYGALDWAVNNAGLTAPVAPVTEQQGEWWTKVLSVDLVGVMFGLKHQITQMQAQGRGGAIVNIASTAGMTGQFGMSPYVSAKWGVIGLTKTAALENARTGIRVNAVAPGITRTPGIDAWASEVPDQAAAVLDHIPVGRAAEPDEQAQAALWLASDKASYITGIALPVDGGHTIGG comes from the coding sequence ATGAAGCTGATGGAAGGTAGAGCCGGGCTCGTCACCGGAGCAGCCGCGGGTATCGGACGGGCGATCGCGCTCTTGTTCGCCGCCGAAGGCGCCAAGGTCGTCGTGTCGGACATCAATGAGGCCGGCGGCACTGAGACCGTCGATCTGATCACCGCGGCGGGCGGCACAGCGTCGTTCCTGCGCGCCGACGCCTCCGTCGAAGAGGACGCGCGGACGCTCGTCGCCGCCGTCGTGGACCGTTATGGGGCGCTGGATTGGGCGGTCAACAACGCCGGACTGACGGCGCCGGTAGCCCCGGTCACCGAGCAGCAGGGCGAATGGTGGACCAAGGTCCTGTCGGTCGACCTCGTCGGCGTGATGTTCGGTCTGAAGCACCAGATCACTCAGATGCAGGCCCAGGGTCGCGGCGGGGCGATCGTGAACATCGCATCCACCGCCGGGATGACGGGTCAATTCGGGATGTCGCCGTACGTGTCCGCCAAGTGGGGTGTCATCGGGCTGACCAAGACCGCCGCGTTGGAGAACGCCCGCACCGGCATCCGTGTCAACGCCGTCGCTCCAGGTATTACCCGTACCCCCGGCATCGACGCTTGGGCCAGCGAGGTGCCCGACCAGGCCGCCGCCGTGCTGGACCACATACCCGTAGGCCGCGCCGCCGAACCCGACGAGCAGGCCCAGGCCGCCTTGTGGCTGGCCAGCGACAAGGCCTCCTACATCACTGGGATCGCCCTGCCCGTCGACGGCGGCCACACCATCGGCGGCTGA
- a CDS encoding Zn-ribbon domain-containing OB-fold protein, with amino-acid sequence MRDRPIGDGMTRAAGELPLPRITPETGFFWTSGADGHLRVQRCPGTGRWIHPPRPDSGPKGEYTPVPTPVSGRGTVFSYTVNHQPFLPAIEPPYVVAIVELDEQEGLQLMTRLINCDPEDVRIGQRVRVVFERHGEVFLPLFEPDTDVNTGAAA; translated from the coding sequence ATGAGAGACCGACCGATAGGAGACGGCATGACCCGCGCGGCCGGGGAACTCCCCCTCCCCCGAATCACCCCGGAGACCGGCTTCTTCTGGACGTCCGGTGCGGACGGGCATTTGCGCGTCCAGCGGTGTCCCGGCACGGGCCGCTGGATCCATCCGCCGCGTCCGGACAGCGGGCCGAAGGGCGAGTACACCCCGGTGCCGACGCCGGTCAGCGGCCGGGGCACCGTCTTCAGCTACACCGTCAACCACCAGCCGTTCCTCCCCGCGATCGAGCCGCCCTACGTCGTCGCGATCGTGGAGCTGGACGAGCAGGAAGGACTCCAGCTCATGACGCGCCTGATCAACTGCGATCCGGAGGACGTGCGCATCGGGCAGCGCGTCCGTGTTGTGTTCGAGCGGCACGGCGAGGTCTTCCTCCCCCTCTTCGAGCCGGACACCGACGTGAACACCGGAGCCGCAGCGTGA
- a CDS encoding thiolase family protein, with product MTKFEYDTAITGIGRSDIGRRLGRSGLDLTVQAARAAVSDAGLTMADIDGLVAWPGEYPAAPGFNGPSPWRVKSALDLELSWHLACQEGPSQFTPVMAAAMAVSTGMARHVLVYRTTEEATAQGTGKRVLTNGADQGGVTGFLQWHRPFGAVSAANWLALNYQRYLHETGSRREQVGWLAVNARRFAAGNPAAIYTAPLTIDDYLGARMITDPFCLYDCDVPADGSVALVVSAAETAGDAPQAVAIEAVGSAVSARTEWDQWRRPTQMAAQDAARHLWSRTDLKPSDVDTAQLYDGFTFLTLVWLEALGFCAEGEAPAFVEGGRNITLGGALPLNTSGGQLSAGRLHGWGHLYEACLQIRGEAGARQVDGAEVALAAAGGGPHGGCLLLTKPR from the coding sequence GTGACGAAGTTCGAGTACGACACCGCCATCACCGGGATCGGCCGCTCCGACATCGGCCGCCGCCTCGGCCGCTCCGGACTCGACCTGACCGTCCAGGCGGCGCGGGCCGCCGTCTCCGACGCCGGCCTGACCATGGCCGATATCGACGGCCTCGTCGCGTGGCCCGGCGAGTACCCCGCCGCCCCCGGCTTCAACGGTCCAAGTCCCTGGCGGGTGAAGTCCGCCCTCGATCTGGAGCTGTCCTGGCACCTCGCCTGCCAGGAGGGGCCGAGCCAGTTCACCCCGGTGATGGCCGCGGCGATGGCCGTCTCCACCGGCATGGCCCGGCATGTCCTCGTCTACCGCACCACCGAGGAGGCCACCGCGCAGGGCACCGGCAAACGGGTCCTCACCAACGGCGCCGACCAGGGCGGCGTCACCGGCTTTCTCCAGTGGCACCGGCCCTTCGGCGCGGTCTCGGCCGCGAACTGGCTCGCCCTGAACTACCAGCGCTATCTGCACGAGACCGGTTCCCGCCGCGAACAGGTCGGCTGGCTCGCGGTGAACGCGCGGCGGTTCGCCGCCGGCAACCCCGCCGCGATCTACACCGCGCCGCTGACGATCGACGACTACCTGGGCGCGCGGATGATCACCGACCCGTTCTGCCTCTACGACTGCGACGTCCCCGCCGACGGATCGGTCGCCCTGGTCGTCTCCGCCGCCGAGACAGCCGGCGACGCGCCGCAGGCCGTCGCGATCGAGGCCGTCGGCTCGGCCGTCTCGGCCAGGACCGAGTGGGACCAGTGGCGCCGTCCCACCCAGATGGCGGCGCAGGACGCCGCCCGGCACCTGTGGAGCCGGACGGACCTGAAACCGTCCGACGTCGACACCGCCCAGCTCTACGACGGGTTCACCTTCCTCACCCTGGTGTGGCTGGAGGCCCTGGGCTTCTGCGCCGAGGGCGAGGCGCCGGCGTTCGTCGAAGGAGGCCGGAACATCACCCTGGGCGGCGCGCTGCCGCTGAACACCAGCGGCGGCCAGCTCTCAGCAGGCCGCCTGCACGGGTGGGGGCACCTCTACGAGGCGTGCCTCCAGATCCGGGGTGAGGCCGGGGCCCGGCAGGTCGATGGCGCAGAGGTCGCCCTGGCCGCGGCGGGCGGCGGCCCGCACGGCGGCTGCCTGCTGCTCACCAAGCCGCGCTGA
- a CDS encoding fumarylacetoacetate hydrolase family protein: MKIVRYAVGGVPRWGLLEDDDRIRPIRGAIGEWAPDFVASGFRNLPTGAGTVALRGVRLLAPIEPTAKILGVGANYWSHLERLGRTERPTHLASYLKPVTAVIGPDDVIRNPAITRELDYEVELTAVIGSPVSPLTNDPVPALLGYTVGNDVSAREFRKGDKGPDLLSMKANDRSTPFGPWIVTADEFPPAEKLDLRIVCRVNGEVRQEDTTRRMLWGVPEILGFFRPRISLVPGDVVLTGTTCGVGLEDGRFLRAGDLVETEIEGIGVLRNTVGEHGVLG, from the coding sequence ATGAAGATCGTTCGTTATGCGGTCGGCGGTGTCCCACGCTGGGGGCTCCTGGAGGACGACGACCGTATCCGGCCGATCCGGGGCGCGATCGGTGAGTGGGCGCCGGACTTCGTCGCGTCGGGCTTCCGGAATCTTCCGACCGGGGCCGGGACGGTCGCCCTGCGCGGGGTCCGCCTGCTCGCGCCCATCGAGCCGACCGCGAAGATCCTTGGCGTCGGGGCGAACTACTGGTCCCACCTTGAGCGGCTCGGCCGCACCGAGCGGCCCACCCACCTGGCGTCCTACCTCAAGCCGGTCACCGCGGTGATCGGCCCGGACGACGTCATCCGCAACCCGGCGATCACGCGCGAGCTCGACTACGAGGTGGAGCTCACCGCGGTCATCGGAAGCCCGGTCTCGCCGCTCACCAACGACCCCGTGCCCGCGCTGCTCGGCTACACGGTCGGCAACGACGTGAGCGCGCGCGAGTTCCGCAAGGGCGACAAGGGGCCGGACCTGCTGAGCATGAAGGCCAACGACCGGTCCACGCCGTTCGGCCCGTGGATCGTCACGGCCGACGAGTTCCCGCCGGCCGAGAAGCTCGATCTGCGGATCGTCTGCAGGGTGAACGGAGAGGTCCGCCAAGAGGACACGACGCGCCGGATGCTGTGGGGGGTGCCGGAGATCCTCGGCTTCTTCCGTCCCCGGATCTCGCTCGTCCCCGGCGATGTGGTCCTCACCGGGACGACCTGCGGGGTCGGCTTGGAGGACGGCCGATTTTTGCGGGCGGGAGACCTCGTGGAGACGGAGATCGAGGGCATCGGTGTGCTGCGCAACACCGTCGGCGAGCACGGCGTGCTGGGCTGA
- a CDS encoding SDR family oxidoreductase, with product MASRAEVEEAFARVAAELGGLDALVHVAGVETRAPAEQITDAQWDPVLDVSLRGAYPRPDRGALPTRGESAT from the coding sequence GTGGCGTCCCGCGCGGAGGTCGAGGAGGCCTTCGCGCGGGTCGCGGCCGAACTGGGCGGTCTAGACGCCCTTGTCCACGTCGCGGGCGTGGAGACCCGCGCACCGGCCGAGCAGATCACCGACGCGCAGTGGGATCCGGTTCTCGACGTCAGCCTGCGCGGCGCCTACCCACGCCCGGATCGAGGCGCCCTGCCCACACGAGGAGAGTCCGCGACATGA
- a CDS encoding ABC transporter substrate-binding protein: MRTTPRAGRVAVAAAALLALALTAACGADAGTADGTADTPAAPFDFGAPNAATGAPIKIGYVNEGQSAALDTTNEERSAKAVSDYANAYLGGLAGHRIELVPCQIKGTPSGAQACGSKFVRDGVVAVVGSSPGQPSPVIQQLGTAGIPFAANLLAEQQALRAENVFIFGNPLSVFGTPAQHAKQQGYKRAAIVVIDVPGSAAPAKQIAPMIFGNAGVQLDVVLVPPGTADMTPQVQTARTKNPQQWFVLGDPTFCSTAAKAFQTLAVPDALLFDSRCLGQNAASALPGIEKLKFVSTYSTDPADADYALMQGIFAEYGGVETDGSSLTAFQAMLSLVRAVNAAEPTEVTPASVAAALKSAPAVDYPLGHGIKIRCDSPLAAISPNICSTGGLLADADADASLKNFQAIDAGPLYAAPAAPAED, translated from the coding sequence ATGAGAACCACCCCCCGAGCAGGACGCGTGGCCGTGGCCGCCGCCGCGCTGCTGGCCCTGGCCCTGACCGCCGCGTGCGGTGCGGACGCCGGCACCGCCGACGGCACGGCCGACACCCCCGCCGCACCGTTCGACTTCGGCGCCCCCAACGCGGCGACGGGCGCCCCGATCAAGATCGGCTACGTCAACGAGGGCCAGAGCGCCGCCCTCGATACCACCAACGAGGAACGGTCGGCCAAGGCCGTCTCGGACTACGCCAACGCCTACCTGGGCGGCCTGGCGGGGCACCGGATCGAGCTGGTGCCCTGCCAGATCAAGGGCACGCCCTCGGGTGCCCAGGCCTGCGGCAGCAAGTTCGTGCGCGACGGCGTCGTGGCGGTCGTCGGCAGCTCGCCCGGCCAACCCTCCCCGGTGATCCAGCAGCTGGGCACGGCCGGGATCCCGTTCGCGGCCAACCTGCTGGCGGAACAGCAGGCTCTGCGGGCCGAGAACGTCTTCATCTTCGGTAACCCGCTGTCGGTGTTCGGTACTCCCGCCCAGCACGCGAAGCAGCAGGGGTACAAGCGGGCCGCGATCGTGGTCATCGACGTCCCCGGCAGCGCCGCGCCCGCCAAGCAGATCGCGCCCATGATCTTCGGCAACGCCGGGGTGCAGCTCGACGTGGTGCTGGTCCCGCCGGGCACAGCCGACATGACCCCGCAGGTCCAGACCGCGCGGACCAAGAACCCGCAGCAGTGGTTCGTCCTGGGCGACCCGACCTTCTGCTCCACGGCCGCCAAGGCGTTCCAGACCCTCGCGGTCCCCGACGCGCTGCTGTTCGACTCGCGATGCCTCGGCCAGAACGCCGCGAGCGCGCTGCCGGGCATCGAGAAACTGAAGTTCGTCTCGACCTACAGCACCGACCCGGCGGACGCCGACTACGCCCTGATGCAGGGGATCTTCGCCGAGTACGGCGGCGTGGAGACCGACGGCAGCTCCCTCACCGCCTTCCAGGCGATGCTGAGCCTCGTCCGGGCCGTAAATGCCGCGGAACCGACCGAGGTGACACCGGCCTCGGTGGCCGCGGCCCTGAAGTCGGCCCCGGCCGTGGACTACCCGCTGGGCCATGGCATCAAGATCCGGTGCGACAGCCCGCTGGCCGCGATCTCGCCGAACATCTGCTCCACCGGGGGACTGCTCGCCGACGCGGACGCGGACGCCTCGCTCAAGAACTTCCAGGCGATCGACGCCGGACCGCTTTACGCGGCCCCGGCCGCTCCCGCCGAGGACTGA